ATTACTTGATTTCTGAATTTCAAGCTCAAATGGACAGCCTTCTAACTCCAGCGTATCTCCATTTGTTGGTTCAATTAGATGTACATCTCCTTGATTTTCTTGGATTTGATAATAAATATAATTTTGTTCCTCTGTTTGACTTTCCTCTTTGTTTAACGGCAGGGACGGTATAGTAATCTGACCGTAAACGGAACCAATATCCTTCCATGTCTGAGCGGTTTCCAATTGTTGCTTAGAAGCAGTGTATAACTCATTGATAGTTGTTTGTATAGCTTTCACAACGGAATCGTTAAAAGACATATCCCATTTCTTATCCGGTGAATGGATTTTTGAACCGGGAACTGTTACATAAGCATTCTTTTTTTCATCAATAGTATCTGCTGCATGCAGTTCAGGTGTTTGGGCTACTCCGAGGATGAAAACTTTTCCTGACCAAGCTTTTTTAGGAGGAGTAAAAACCTCATCTAAACGGCCATAAAAAACGCCTTCTATTCCTTTATCAACCAGGACGGTGCTGCCTTTATGTTTAGTAG
This DNA window, taken from Alteribacillus bidgolensis, encodes the following:
- a CDS encoding DUF2777 family protein, giving the protein MNRTEATKHKGSTVLVDKGIEGVFYGRLDEVFTPPKKAWSGKVFILGVAQTPELHAADTIDEKKNAYVTVPGSKIHSPDKKWDMSFNDSVVKAIQTTINELYTASKQQLETAQTWKDIGSVYGQITIPSLPLNKEESQTEEQNYIYYQIQENQGDVHLIEPTNGDTLELEGCPFELEIQKSSNIWVPVTYKNHFTFQDHKGKEYKIKKNDSVRIHKEQFQPFTILLNELEHPARKSLWQRIHSFGFERTHLEDCHNRLLYELLQAEGTSSFKGVNFLTFRKPGKTLLIQHHYERILRTHSQDYVFDRFECTTDSGERSISTYTNAYSKDYES